The nucleotide sequence TCATGCACTCTCTAAAACAATCACCACATTTATTACAGTATTCTGGGTCAATAACATAAGCTTCAGGATAAGATTGTGAAAATGGCCTATAAATTGCTTTTCTTAAAGATAAATCATCATTCCAATCATCGGGAACTTCAATTTCACAAACTTCTGCACATTTCCCACATGCAATACATTTATCAGGATCTACAAATCTCGGAGATTGTTCTACAATTAAATTATATGTTCCAGCATGTCTTGTTGATTCAATAACTCGTGAATTAGTTAGAACTTGAATATTATCATTCCACACTAAATCATTTAAAATTGGGTTTAAAAGACACATTCCGCATTCTTCTGCAATTTTTACAGGTGAAAATACCTTTCCCACTTTAGCCATGTGCCCCCCAAGAGATGGAGATTGTTCAATAATAGTTACTTTTGTTCCTTGTCGAGCTAATGATAATGCTGCACTCATTCCTGCAATACCACCTCCAATAACAGCTACTTCTTCTGATGTTTCACAATAAATTGGTGTTACTTCTTCTGATTGTTTTATTTTTTCAATAGAAGCGTTGATTAAAGCAATGGCTTTTTGAGTAGCTTTTTTTGAATCAGAATGAACCCATGAACATTGTTCACGAATATTAGCCATATCCATTAAATATGGATTTAATGGTTTTATATAATCTTGAAATGTTTTTTCATGTGTTATTGGTGAACAAGCAGCAATTACAACCCTATCTAAATGATGTTCTAAAATTGCATCTCGAATAATTTTTCTACCATTTAAAGAACATAAGTTTTCGAATTGTGCCATTACTTCAACATCAAGTGATGATTTTATTTTTTCTATATCAATTGTATCTGAAATATTTCCACCACATTCACATATAAATAATCCAACTTTTAAATTTTCAGGCATTATTCAACCTCCTTTAACTCACATATAACTGAATCAATTGGACAAGTATGTGCTTTTACTCCAATTACTTTATCAAAGTCTCCACCCATTGCAATAGCTATAAATTGAGCTATATTAAAATGGATTGCTTTGTAATTTTTACCCTCTCTTTTTGAGATTAAATCTTGATATCTGTCAAATTGAATATGACAATTTGGACATAAATGAACAAGAATTTCAACATCTTCATCATCTAATGAGTTCATTTTATCTGCAGTTGCTGTAAAAGATAATTCTGGATTTGAATATCTTTGTCTAAATCCAGTACCACATGTCGCTCTTTTGTGATCATACCAACCAATTGTTTTACAACCACACGCCTCTATTAATTCATCTAAAATATTAGGATCTCTTACGCCAGCAATAGTATCTTCATAATGCACTTTACAGTAATGACAACCATGATGAGTAGCGATTTTATAATTACTTAAATCATATTTAATATGTTTTTTAATTTCGTCTTTTTTACCATATAAAATATCAACAACATGAAATATATTTTCTGTTGGTTTTAAATCATATTTATCGTATTTTAAGTGTTTTAAACC is from Methanobrevibacter oralis and encodes:
- the hdrB gene encoding ferredoxin:CoB-CoM heterodisulfide reductase subunit HdrB, which translates into the protein MKNIPDKNLLLFRSCLVSVEYPGIESSTKFVFDKLGLDYAISEKQTCCTGLGHYSDVFDQIDTTAIGARNFKIAKQLNRPNLVMICATCYAINKKSVKLLNNKDDLRNKINTLFEDNGLKHLKYDKYDLKPTENIFHVVDILYGKKDEIKKHIKYDLSNYKIATHHGCHYCKVHYEDTIAGVRDPNILDELIEACGCKTIGWYDHKRATCGTGFRQRYSNPELSFTATADKMNSLDDEDVEILVHLCPNCHIQFDRYQDLISKREGKNYKAIHFNIAQFIAIAMGGDFDKVIGVKAHTCPIDSVICELKEVE